The Euwallacea similis isolate ESF13 chromosome 15, ESF131.1, whole genome shotgun sequence genome has a window encoding:
- the LOC136413758 gene encoding cytochrome c oxidase subunit 6C-like: MAGGKVSTVTKPQLRGLLRSQIKLNLLAALGMCTVAAVAMKFLYNDKRKELYAQFYKNYDINKEFEKMRAKGLFDSC; encoded by the exons ATGGCCGGAGGAAAAGTATCTACTGTTACAAAGCCACAACTCCGAGGCCTTCTTAGGAGTCAAATAAAGCTAAATTTGCTTGCTGCTCTTGGTATGTGTACTGTTGCAGCAGTAGCAATGAAGTTCTTATATAATGACAAAAGGAAGGAATTATATGCTCAATTTTACAA GAACTACGACATCAACAAGGAGTTTGAGAAAATGAGAGCAAAGGGTTTGTTTGATTCCTGTTAA
- the LOC136413681 gene encoding tigger transposable element-derived protein 4-like has translation MSYIIKKKKRKALTLNCKYDIVKRLQRHAKQSEICSEMGLSKSTVATIWKNKETILKTFESGQHSNVKKIKKPNNYEVDQRLLKWFSQQRNNNAIVSGAILQLKAEDFASKVSGNQEPKFNRSWIERFKRRHNITSGRIAGESTSVDMNIVDDWLQNKWPIIRSNFKDEDIFNGDETGLFFKLTPDRTLKFKGQTCEGGKLSKERITIFVVANLTGSEKRKLLVIGKSKNPRCFKNIVQLPVTYKSNKRAWMNSEIFINALREWDEELRRKKRKIILLVDNCPAHPDVKNLMWITLVFMPPNTSSKLQPMDQGVIHSLKSHYRRLLLSEMISCMDSDDNAIIASVSSASDTYDDDEEDEDAAYENNEIISVPTTTEALRYVSSIRQFLQSRNTPQNVLDGIAHVELHINEIHFITIKQTKISDFFLSNS, from the exons atgagttatatcattaaaaaaaaaaaacgtaaagctttaactttaaattgtaaatatgacATTGTTAAACGGTTGCAGAGACATGCCAAACAGAGTGAAATTTGTTCAGAAATGGGATTAAGTAAATCAACg gttgcaacaatttggaaaaataaagaaacaatccTAAAAACCTTCGAAAGTGGACaacattcaaatgtaaaaaaaatcaaaaagcccAATAATTATGAAGTTGACCAAAgactcttaaaatggttttctcaacaaagaaataataacgCAATTGTTAGCGGTGctatattacaattaaaagCTGAAGATTTTGCAAGTAAGGTGTCCGGAAACCAGGAAccgaaatttaatagaagCTGGATCGAAAGGTTCAAAAGAAGGCATAATATTACGAGTGGAAGAATTGCTGGAGAATCGACTTCAGTTGATATGAACATTGTAGATGACTGGCTGCAAAACAAATGGCCAATAATTAGGTCAAACTTTAAGGATGAGGACATCTTCAATGGAGATGAAACCGGTTTATTCTTCAAGCTTACACCTGATAGAACACTAAAGTTTAAAGGGCAAACCTGTGAAGGTGGAAAGCTTTCCAAAGAAAGAATCACTATATTTGTTGTAGCGAATTTGACAGGatccgaaaaaagaaagttattggtaattggaaaatctaaaaaccctagatgttttaagaatattgtACAATTGCCAGTAACTTATAAGTCCAATAAAAGGGCATGGATGAattcagagatttttataaatgcattACGTGAATGGGATGAAGAATTACGccgtaaaaaaagaaaaatcatattgttaGTGGATAATTGTCCGGCTCATCccgatgttaaaaatttgatgtggATTACGTTAGTGTTTATGCCACCAAACACTAGTTCTAAATTACAACCCATGGATCAGGGTGTTATCCATAGTCTAAAGAGTCATTATCGACGACTCCTCCTCTCGGAAATGATATCTTGTATGGATAGtg ACGATAATGCCATTATTGCGTCTGTGTCTTCTGCATCTGACacttatgatgatgatgaggaaGACGAAGATGCAGCATAtgagaataatgaaataatatccgTTCCTACAACCACAGAAGCACTTCGATATGTTTCTAGTATtcgtcaatttcttcaatcgcGAAATACTCCACAAAATGTTCTCGATGGAATAGCCCATGTGGAATtacatataaatgaaattcatttcatcacaataaaacaaaccaaaattagcgatttttttctttctaattcctaa